The sequence AGGAGCAGCTCGAGACCGCCCGATGGTTCGAAGCGGGCGAGAGTTGCGAAGGACAGGAATGGTAATTCGGAAGGGTGGCGTGTACTGGGTCGATTTCTCTCCCGCCAAAGGGTGGGAGCCCAGGGAAAACGTCCCGGGCTGGTCGTCCAGTGCGACCCTCTGAATGACAGTCGCCTCAATACCGTGATCGTCATCGCCATCACCTCCACCCGGCGGCTGGGCGAGCTACCCGGGAACGTCACCCTGCGAAAAGGGGAGGCCAATCTCGGGAAGAAATCGGTGGTCAACGTCACTCAGATTAGGACGGTCGACAAGCTGAGCCTCACGGAAAAGATCGGTGCGCTCTCCCGGGCTCGGATGGACGAGGTTCAAGCCGGCATGAAGCTGGTCATGGATCTTC is a genomic window of Vicinamibacteria bacterium containing:
- a CDS encoding type II toxin-antitoxin system PemK/MazF family toxin; the encoded protein is MGAQGKRPGLVVQCDPLNDSRLNTVIVIAITSTRRLGELPGNVTLRKGEANLGKKSVVNVTQIRTVDKLSLTEKIGALSRARMDEVQAGMKLVMDLP